The stretch of DNA AtctgattggtcagaaatgTAAGGTGGGCGTGTTTAAACTTTTTAAGCAGAACTTTGCTAATAACTGAAATATTTTATGGGATATTTTTGGACAGCTGAGCGCCGTTGTGTCCCGCAGCGACGTCTTTAGCAGCCATGTGGACACGCTGCTCTACAGAGCTGCTAACTTAGCTTTGATAGCACGTCCTGACGTGACCTCAGAGGCCGAACATACAGCTAATTTTAGCATGCTAATACAACTACGATGATCTAGAatctcgtgtgtgtgtctgtgtgtgtgtggaggttgaAGAAATCAGAGGATGTATAGAAAAGCTGTCCGAGGACgtggagaaggtgaagaagcAGCACAGCGCCATCCTGGCTGCACCCAACCCTGATGAAAGTAAGCTCCTCCCACTTGGCTCCTAGCGCACGCACCTCAGTTCCATCAGaaacattcttttattttctttacgtTTTAGCTTCGCGTACGTGTCTGACTGTGACGATAAGATGCTAACAGCTACCACAACTCAGAATGTTTATAAAGTATTGATGAAGTCGGAGGAAGTTGGCTTTGGTTAATAATGGCGTCTGTGTTAGCAGCCGTTAGCGCCTGAGTGAGCGCCCGACTCAGCATGACTCAGCGTTAGCAATGCTACAGTGCTGCTAAATGTCAGTGGCTCCCACAGATGGAAAGTCACATGGTTCCATTTGTGTCACTAAATGCAGATTCAGAGGCAGTTTGATTCTAGAAAGTTGATGCGATTAAAGTTAAAAGCAACTAAATGTGACATTCAGGCACCATGTTTGATTTCTGCATGatgatttttctccttttcgttttaatttctcctctttttctctcatcCATCCCTTCATTTGTCCCGcatgctcctgctcctcctgccgtTGGTCATCCGGTTGAAGGTTAAAATCCTCCGAGGACGCCGTCCGAGCTAAAAAAATCATGAGGGATATTAAAGCTTTTATTGTGACACATACAGGAACTGTGCATCACCTGCCTGCAGCCGCGctcaggtgagaggagggaaaatCCACACAGtgcgtttccatggaaacctaAATCAGACCATACGCTCAATAAGTTACGCAACCAGACTTTCTGTCTACAAAGCTTACAGTCGTCTAACTATGGGCGGAGCCACACCCCCCCGGCGAGCTAGCACCACAGCTAACCCATTAGCAGGCTCGCTCGGTTCTCAACGGTTGTGGGGAAACGTAGCGCGTGTGCACATCACACAGGCTAGCTCGCCGTGCACGTGTTCTCCCAACCCATCTGTCTGGGGGTGCTGGTCCGGCCCCGTTCCACCACTCTGGACCCGTTCTAGTCCGGCTCCGGCTCCACGTGCACTGATGTAGCCGGACCACGTCGTGACCCTAAACAATAACGTTGATCATCACCAGGAGGCTCGGTAACACAGCAGACCCTGAAGACGAGCACTTCCTgttacagtcacacacacagaagaccTGGAGTTGTGAGGACCGTGTTGAGCTGAAGCCTTCTtggtgtttcttcttcttcttcgtcttcttcttcttcttctgcagagaccaaacaggagctggaggacctcACCGCCGACATCAAGAAGACAGCCAATAAAGTTCGCTCAAAATTAAAAGGTCGGTGCTTCATGAGCGTTTAGCAGCTctgcagacaaacaggaaacgTTTAATAACCTACTacgacatcacttcctgtggggCAGAAGCCTTTAGATCACTTTACATCAGCTTGTCTGGTTTTATTCACTTTAAATCTGTTTAAACTCTTTTATTACCTCTATCGGGGCGGCGCCTCGCTCatatttcctctcattttctgatgtcctgctgctgctcacggttagcattagctttgacAGTAATGAGGCTAATGTTGTGAGCTAGCATCATATCAGTCTGtgtgcaacaaaaaaaaacaaggatcaTGCAAAGGGAGTATTAGCAACATATGCTGTTAGCCAAGGTAGCGACACAGCTAACTGTAGTTCaactgtaactgtgtgtgtgtgtgtgtgtgcgtgcgtgtgcgtgtgtgtgtgtgcgtgcgcagcGATCGAGCAGAGTATTGAACAAGAGGAAGGTCTCAACAGATCATCAGCAGACCTCAGGATCCGTAAGACTCAGGTgagacaggtcacatgacctgagcTGAGGATGCGGACGTGTCCCGACTGAACACGTGTGTGTCGCTTCAGCACTCGACGCTGTCGCGTAAGTTTGTGGAGGTGATGACCGAGTACAACACCACGCAGTCCAAGTACCGCGACCGCTGCAAGGACCGCATCCAGAGGCAGCTGGAGATCAGTGAGTCGGCGCCGCGTCCCGCCGGGCCGTGCACGCGCGTGGCGCCGAGCTTCATGTGTTCCTGTCTTGTGTCTGCAGCTGGGAGAACCACCACCaacgaggagctggaggacatgcTGGAGAGCGGCAAACTGGCCATTTTCACTGATGATGTAAGCGCTGCGCCTGATCAGACTCACGGTGGCGAGCGTCGACCCGAGCCGCCGCCAGGTGCACTGATACATCCAGTGAACACGGCCGTTGTCACATGACACCCGACACAGAACGGGTGAAGGTTTGagagcttttattctgaaggaaCCACCTCATGTTCAGTTCCTTCATGCTAAAAGCTCCAATGAgactcaggtcacatgaccagagtCATGCTTGGCTTGGATTACAGCTAGTGCTACAGTTAGCACAGGTAAGTTAGCTAGAGCAGGCTAACTCAAtcaaggaggagaggaggagagggagaggagaggagaggaggaggagaggggaggggaggggaggaggggaggagaggagaggagaggagaggggaggggaggagaggagggagaggagggggaggaggaggaggggaggggaggagaggggagggggaggagaggagaggagaggagaggagagggagagaggagaggagagagagaggggaggggaggggaggggagggagaggggaggggaggggaggggaggggatgagaggagaggagaggaagaggggaggggagggagaggagaggagagagagaggagaggagagggagaggggaggagaggagaggacatgagaggagaggagggaaggagaggaggggaggggaggaggggaggggaggagaggagaggagaggggaggagaggagaggaggggaggggagggagaggagaggggaggagaggggaggggatgggaggggagaggggaggggaggggaggggagggggagagaagaggagaggggaggagagaggagaggaggagaggagaggaggggaggggaggggaggggaggagaggagaggagaggagagggagaggaggggaggggaggagaggagaggagaggaggagagaggaggggaggggaggggaggggaggagaggagaggagaggggagaggaggggaggggaggagaggagaggagaggaggagaggagaggaggggaggggaggggaggggaggaaggttttaagtctgatcttaaagtagcgatggagtcagcctcccgtacctggacagggagctggctccatagcaggggggcctggacagggagctggttccatagcagggaggcctggacagggagctggttccacagcaggggggcctggacagggagctggttccacagcaggggggcctggacagggagctggttccatagcaggggggcctggacagggagctggttccacagcaggggggcctggacagggagctggttccacagcaggggggctggacagggagctggttccatagcaggggggcctggtagctaaatgctcggccccccattctactcctagagactctggggaccaccagtagaccagcattctgagagcggagcggtctattgggctggtcaggtgtcactagctcctccaggtaggatggagcgaggcctctgaggacctggtaggtcaggaggagggtccTAGATTTAAGGGGCAGCCAGGAACacgttcttcttctctttgatctctttgtAATCGGCGTTTTCCTTTGAATGCTCAGGAAggtgcctgtgtttgtgttgctatggagacTGACTGGAGACTCTCTGCAGATCAAGATGGACTCTCAGATGACCAAACAGGCTCTGAACGAGATCGAGACCCGACACAACGAGATCATCAAGTTGGAAAACAGCATCCGCGAGCTGCACGACATGTTCGTGGACATGGCCATGCTGGTGGAGAGCCAggtgaggggcggggcttctgccCGCCTGCGGCGCGGCGTGGTGCGgcgccctaaccctgaccctgaccctgacccggGGCCTGTTCTGTGTTCCCAGGGAGAGATGATTGACAGAATCGAGTACAACGTGGAGCACTCCGTGGACTACGTGGAGCGCGCCGTGTCCGACACCAAGAAGGCCGTCAAGTACCAGAGTCAGGCCCGCAAGGTGAGCCGGACCACgtctcccacaatgcaccgcTCTAGCCACTGTGGAATTCTGGGACTTTGATGACGACGTCTCTGCattcgccatggcaacagcatgcTGCTAACCTTAGCGCAGGCGCTAACTGAGCTAGCGGGTCTCTGATggcttctttgtctttgtcctccTGCAGAAGAAAATCATGATCATCATCTGCTGCGTCATCCTGGGCGTGGTCCTGGCGTCCACCATCGGCGGCACACTGGGCTTATAAACACTGTGTCGCTATGACAACCAACGCTGACCAACCGTCTGACCGCCAGCAGAGAAACGAAAACAccaatgacaaaaacacacaactaaACACACAAAACTTGAAACGTCAATGCAAGACAGACAACCAATCAGCTAGGACGAGAAATTAACCAATCCCAGATCAGAGATGCCGCAGGGTTGGGCGGGGCATGAAAAAAACGCAAAACCCCAAAACGCCATCACATAatcgcagacacacacgcataaaAACACCTCCGATGATGACAAGTCAAAGTTCTGCACATGAAGAAGCAACATTTCGGTTAGCCGGCgccatttcctgtttgcttgtttgcttgttttgcgATGCTCTgggcggcagcggcggccaCCGGGTGGTCGTTCCGCAGGAGCGGCGTTCCAGTTCTGCCTGTTTGCATCTTTCTAAACTCATCCAGAAGTTTCTGGAACGCCGCCCTGCAGGACAATCGCCTTGGCTGTGGCCACGCCCCTTTGTTTAGTTACCTGTCTGTCTAATTAGCTTCGACCTGCCGGCTGATTGGTTGAAAAAAGTGGGTTGCGAAGTGGCAGGTGTCCCGTATCCAACCAAAGAGCGGGGGGAGGGGCCTTTGGTTCTGCATTAATTGGCCGTAAAATGAGGACCTGGGgaaagggggaggggtggaAATGAGGGTGGGAGGAGCCGGGCAGTCAAACTATGCAGCttagaaaagaggaggacaacttgccccgcctcctccacccAAGAGCCAATGAGGACGGACGTCAGCGCAGCAGGTTGTAGAAACAACAGTCGTTCTtctaaaggaaggaaggagaaaaagatttaaAGGAGGAAGCGGAAGTTTGGGAGCGTTCCGCTAAAATCGCTACTTTTTAACAGGGAACGTTTGTTGCTTTGTCGTTTCCGTGAAGCTTCTGTTTTAGTGACGTGACCCCAGATCGATGACCTTTCctccagccacttcctgtcatgtgttcGGGATGTTGAAGTGATGTCGGATTCACGTGGTGCTACTCAGCAGTAGAGCCTTCACGGTCCGCCAACATACACGCTCTGACCTCCGTCATACCCGTTAGCATGCTGTTAGCTCGTGTTCCTTTGCGATGGTTCTGCTCTTAGagttttctttccatttaaaGACACGTTCCTGGTTTCCAGCAACCTCGTCGGCTTCAGAGTAAGTCAGAAGTTGCTCTTGAGAGAGTTACGTGGTTCTGGAGAGGATGCGTCTCGTCACTGCGCCATATTAACCAAACAATGGAGGAGGCCATGTGACCCCTCCAGACGAGGCTGGTGCGTCACGTCGCGTTCCTCGTGTGGTCGGAAGCACGTACGAGCCTGACGTGGAGACGTGAGCTGAACACTCGTAGATTCGACACCAAAGGTCTTTGAGGCGCTGTGATACGGAGCTCCTGGACTCTGTTGAGGCCTACAGGCCGAacccagacctgcagcaggaaccaCCGCCCTCGTGTTCCTGGGAGGCCTCAGAATCTGTGCAGACCAGCGTTAAAGCAATAAAGTTTCAGACGTGAGCTAGCCAAATTAGCGACATTAGCTGCAGCAACGCTCAAAGCCGAGTAGATTTAAAACTGGGTCGCTATGTAAATGTTTTCCCTGGCACCATAGTTGTTAGCATCGTTAGCTGTTGTGCTAGAGGAAATAAAGGGAGCGCTTCAGGTCAGCAAACTTCAAACTCGTCGTCTTTGTGCTCTGTCGCCTGTTAGCAACGCCACCAGCCCGGTGCTCATTCTGGTTCCATTACTTTAGCCACGCCCCTCACGGACATTTGGTTTGGTTCCGGATGCTAATATCCGCTAATAAAGCTAAACATAGACAAAAAGATGAGAAGCAAACATGTGGTTAAAAGAGAGGGCAGAGGTTAGGTCTGCCCCGCCCTCTTACCCAGCTGACCCCGCCCATCCCAGTGTTGTTGTGCAACTTCAATAATAATCGTAATAGTAATACTGACGATACAGCGAGGCATGTGAcagtgtggagtttgcatgatGGTGTTTATGACCCCGCCCTTTCATTAACCAGCGCCTCTTTGGTTAGCCAACAGTTTCTTTATCACGTTAACGTTGGTTTTAATCACGTACTCGTGGGTTGATATGTTTTCTATGtgtctgtgacctctgaccccaccccccccaagtcatttgatgctttttatttgtgtttgattGGAGTGAAACGTTCAACCAGCAGGCTAACATTCGTTGGCGTGTGTTGTGCAGCATGACCCCCCGACATTGGTGCATGAACGTGTGTTTGTTAATGTTAAAGTAACACAAAGTGACGGCGCCCAAACCGTCCAATCAGCTTGTCTtcaaaattactttttaaaCGTGTGACAGAAGGAAATTTTATCACTGTTAATATATTTACCAGAGTTCAGACCAAAGCTTTTGTTTGCCCCGCCCCCAACGTCCCCATCCCCAACCCAGGTGTTCTCAAACGTCTGCCGCTAATATCAGAGCACAACGCGAGTCGAGTTTACAGTAAGATGTTACATGTTAGGCTAGAATAGCAGAGAGACACGCCCCGCCCACCACCAGCCCCGCCCACCACCAGCCCCCGCCCACACGTCTGCAGCAACAAACTGGTCACCTGTGCGTTTGCAGTCCAAATGTTGTGAACATGTGATCATCTGTAAAATGTTAGCAGTGGTGTTTGCGCTACGGGACGTTCTAGCTGGTCCAGTACGAACGTTTGTTCTtgttggaggaggaagaagtaaAGAAGTGCTAGCTAGTGCTCTGGACGCAACAGAACCAAACATGACTCACCTATAGAAACAGCTAACTCTCGTTAGCATTGGGAGGAAGTTCCTATTCGGGTTAGCTCAGCTGCTAAATTCTGGATTACGTTTTATTCGCTCATTAACCTGAGCGCTCATCGTTAGCGTCACATTTTACGTTTCACAACATAAACGCTGCATTTGTGTTGTGTGAACGCGGCTCGCTGTTGTCGGGGCGGGACACGCGTGACAgttagccgttagccgttagcccAAGCGTCTGTCTTCCAACCTTTGCCTCCACAGGCGCCCGCGTGTCCTCCGTCCTGGGACCCGAAGTGGTTCTGCGTCCGCCAACATCGGTCCCACGTTCTGCCTCTGTGACGATTGTTGTTGCTGACGTGTCTTCTGCTCATGTACGATAGTGTTTCTGTCCCCATCAGTGTTGTCTCCCCTCGTGGGGGGTGGgtgcgtggaggaggaggcgtggccacgcccacccccGTAGAAAAGACACTCGAAGGTCAAGTTTGACTGATCCTGATGTAAACGAGCCTGATCCAACCCGAGAGACCAACGAGATCAAACACGCAAAAAAGGTGTGAGGATCCGCCGCAGCGACTTGAAGACGTGCGCCTGCGTCGCCATCAGCAGCAGTTCTGTTCTCATCCGTAACCGTAGTAACCTTGAATGCTCAACAACAGAAACGGGATTCTTGTGTTCTGTAATTATTGTAAATACGTTCAGAGAAAAGCGACTTGCATGTCTATGTAGAAATCTACTATTTATTCCTGTCAAAGTTGACACGCAGCCTGACCTCTGTCCCGCCTTTTATCcacaagcccctcccccaaacAGAGCCTCTGCCCTCCCATCACATCAGCCGTGGTGGCCGCCGGcctctctttacccatcatgcaCTGCTGGGTCCTGGTCCAAAGAGCAGCCATCTCCTCCTTCCATTACTCTTGTtgcagaggctccgcccaccggcTCCTCTGACCAAAGTGCTTCCCTCCATAATTGGACCCGCCCCCAGAGCTCAGCTTTGTGGCGGGTTTCCATCACGCCCGCCATCGTGCCGCCATGAAATTCTCCGTGAGTTTGTGGTGAGCGCTTTAGAAAACGGCCCGTTAGCAACTAAATCACAAAGATAATGTTTCCAAAAACGGCAAAGAAAGCGACGCACGTTTTCAGCTGGTGCGGTTCAGCGTGCGCTCTGCCCTCCTGATGTTCTTCAGACGCCACCAAAGTCTTCCGTCATtacggctgcttcctgtcagctccacgacctcctggaggaggccttAACCTCGAGTTTCTccgaaccagaaccagaacttgAAACTTGGCGGCATTGACGAACCCCAGCGGTGGCTCCTCCCAGGGGCGGCTCCTCCCAGGGGCGGTTCCTCCCAGCGGTGGCTCCTCCCAGGGGTGGTTCCTCCCAGCGGTGGCTCCTCCCAGGGGCGGTTCCTCCCAGCGGTGGCTCCTCCCAGGGGTGGTTCCTCCCAGCGGAGGCTCCTCCCAGGGGCGGTTCCTCCCAGCGGTGGCTCCTCCCAGGGGCGGTCCTCCTCCCATGGGCGGTTCCTCCCAGTGGTGGCTCCTCCCAGGGGCGGTTCCTCCTCCCATGGGCGGTTCCTCCCAGCGGTGGCTCCTCCCAGGGGCGGTTCCTCCCAGCGGTGGCTCCTCCCAGGGGCGGTTCCTCCCACCGGAGGCTCCTCCCAGCAGAGGCTCCTCCCAGCGGGGGCTCCTCCCAGCGGAGGCT from Takifugu flavidus isolate HTHZ2018 chromosome 18, ASM371156v2, whole genome shotgun sequence encodes:
- the stx1b gene encoding syntaxin-1B isoform X1, with translation MKDRTAELRSAKDSDDDEEVVQVDRDHFMDEFFEQVEEIRGCIEKLSEDVEKVKKQHSAILAAPNPDEKTKQELEDLTADIKKTANKVRSKLKAIEQSIEQEEGLNRSSADLRIRKTQHSTLSRKFVEVMTEYNTTQSKYRDRCKDRIQRQLEITGRTTTNEELEDMLESGKLAIFTDDIKMDSQMTKQALNEIETRHNEIIKLENSIRELHDMFVDMAMLVESQVRGGASARLRRGVVRRPNPDPDPDPGPVLCSQGEMIDRIEYNVEHSVDYVERAVSDTKKAVKYQSQARKKKIMIIICCVILGVVLASTIGGTLGL
- the stx1b gene encoding syntaxin-1B isoform X2, encoding MKDRTAELRSAKDSDDDEEVVQVDRDHFMDEFFEQVEEIRGCIEKLSEDVEKVKKQHSAILAAPNPDEKTKQELEDLTADIKKTANKVRSKLKAIEQSIEQEEGLNRSSADLRIRKTQHSTLSRKFVEVMTEYNTTQSKYRDRCKDRIQRQLEITGRTTTNEELEDMLESGKLAIFTDDIKMDSQMTKQALNEIETRHNEIIKLENSIRELHDMFVDMAMLVESQGEMIDRIEYNVEHSVDYVERAVSDTKKAVKYQSQARKKKIMIIICCVILGVVLASTIGGTLGL